TCATCCTCGACCTCGGCAGCGGCGAGCTGCTCGGCGATGGCGCGATCGTCGAGGCGCGCTCCAAATGGGCCTCGGTGCCGCTGATCGCGGTCTCGGGCGAGCTTTCGTCCGAACAGACGCGGGTGCTGGTGCGCATGAATGCGTCGGACTGGCTGCACAAGCCGCTCGATCCCAAGGAGCTGCTCAACGCCGTAACCTTCCACGACACCGGCAGCCAGGGCACGAAGAGCCGCATCATCACCTTCATCGCCGCCAGCGGCGGCGCCGGCGCGACCACGCTGGCGATCTCGGCGGCGGAGCATCTCGCCTCGAAGTCGGCCGAGCGGGCGGCCTCGACCTGCCTCGTCGACCTCGACTTCCAGAGCGCCAATTGCGGCGCCTATCTCAACCAGTTCAACCAGTTCGACCTTTCCGGCATCATCGGCCAGCCGGACCGGCTCGACGTCGAGCTGATGGACGTCATCAAGCTGTCGCGGCCCTCGGGCCTCACGCTCTATTCCTTCGAGCGGCCGCAGCTGCCGTTCGAGCCGCACGGCGCCGATTTCGTCTTCCGCCTGCTCGACCTCGTCGCCTACCGCTTCGACGACATCGTCATCGACCTGCCCAACATCGAGACGCCGTGGCACGAGTCGGTGCTTAGGACCAGCGACGAAATCTTCATCGTCTTCGAGCTCAATGTCGCCTCGCTCCGGCAAGGCAAGCGACTCTACAAGAAGATCCGCGAATTGCGCGGCAAT
The window above is part of the Mesorhizobium sp. WSM4904 genome. Proteins encoded here:
- a CDS encoding AAA family ATPase translates to MNAIDTRVLPTKRKQVALFSSDPNFRRDVTTRLDALAIYDVKVSEAVEFLKGPPVDARPGIIILDLGSGELLGDGAIVEARSKWASVPLIAVSGELSSEQTRVLVRMNASDWLHKPLDPKELLNAVTFHDTGSQGTKSRIITFIAASGGAGATTLAISAAEHLASKSAERAASTCLVDLDFQSANCGAYLNQFNQFDLSGIIGQPDRLDVELMDVIKLSRPSGLTLYSFERPQLPFEPHGADFVFRLLDLVAYRFDDIVIDLPNIETPWHESVLRTSDEIFIVFELNVASLRQGKRLYKKIRELRGNGVSITLVANKHKRKWFGNHFSRSELEKIFKAPHIKSLALDNALLADALNRAILPSEVDGRARFNKDLKRMFKERLDNAQQR